One stretch of Chitinophaga pendula DNA includes these proteins:
- a CDS encoding RNA polymerase sigma factor, with product MAVNQDDKELLALYRQPATREQGFTNIIRKYQERLYWHVRRLVVDHEDANDVLQNVFIKVWKNLEGFREDAQLYTWLYKIATNECLSFLEQQKRKAAISLSDIESGLSNKLKADTQFDANKLEWKLQKAILSLPEKQRVVFNLRYYDEMPYEEMSRVLDTSEGALKASYHHAVKKIEEYIKNG from the coding sequence ATGGCCGTTAATCAGGACGACAAGGAATTACTGGCACTTTACCGGCAACCAGCCACCAGGGAACAAGGATTCACCAACATTATCCGGAAATACCAGGAGCGGTTGTACTGGCACGTTCGCCGTCTGGTGGTCGATCACGAGGATGCGAATGATGTGTTGCAGAATGTATTTATAAAAGTCTGGAAAAATCTGGAAGGATTCCGCGAAGATGCCCAGCTATACACCTGGTTGTATAAGATCGCTACTAACGAATGCCTCAGCTTCCTGGAACAACAGAAAAGGAAAGCCGCCATTTCCTTATCCGATATCGAAAGCGGTCTTAGTAATAAGTTAAAGGCAGATACACAATTTGATGCAAACAAATTGGAATGGAAATTACAAAAAGCCATTCTCAGCCTGCCCGAAAAACAGCGTGTCGTTTTCAATCTCAGGTATTACGACGAAATGCCTTATGAAGAAATGAGCCGGGTGCTGGATACCTCCGAAGGAGCACTCAAAGCATCCTACCACCACGCTGTAAAAAAGATAGAAGAGTATATAAAAAATGGTTAA
- a CDS encoding AraC family transcriptional regulator, whose translation MYTTYKNLRFADDCLQYSHYDEGQCWAAYTRYHRPKVHELYIPQAMFNLVLKGRKRMYEGTTVYAVQAGDCFVIPAGTLLCSEILWEEAAFESINILLTEDLLAGIITEHCPLHLPRTTIHLPGCDPTGAWGEQLRRRFLEEPALSRTETTAAAIRLLAARPQWPAILNMLRQVVGPPVTAAINTFCDDLPHLRLLDEIALKCHTSKATLRRYFRQVYHTTPMQYLWQKRLEITGFQLRTTSRPIRDIAFSAGFQDISHFYHAFRAAYGVSPQQWRA comes from the coding sequence ATGTATACTACATACAAGAACCTGCGATTTGCAGACGATTGCCTGCAATACAGCCACTATGACGAGGGACAGTGCTGGGCTGCCTATACCCGGTACCACCGCCCCAAAGTACATGAACTATACATACCGCAGGCCATGTTCAACCTGGTACTCAAAGGACGCAAACGTATGTATGAGGGCACAACCGTATATGCAGTACAGGCAGGCGATTGTTTCGTCATCCCGGCAGGTACCTTGTTATGTTCAGAGATCCTATGGGAAGAAGCGGCCTTCGAAAGCATTAATATCCTCCTGACGGAGGACTTATTAGCAGGTATTATCACCGAACATTGCCCGCTGCACTTACCACGTACCACCATTCACCTGCCAGGTTGCGACCCCACAGGCGCCTGGGGAGAACAACTACGGCGCCGTTTCCTGGAAGAGCCAGCGCTATCCCGCACAGAAACGACAGCCGCCGCGATCCGCCTGCTGGCCGCCCGCCCGCAATGGCCCGCCATACTCAACATGCTGCGGCAGGTCGTCGGCCCGCCAGTGACAGCCGCCATCAACACCTTTTGTGACGACCTGCCACATTTACGGTTACTCGACGAAATCGCCCTGAAATGCCATACCAGCAAAGCCACCCTGAGACGATATTTCCGCCAGGTCTATCATACCACCCCCATGCAATACCTGTGGCAGAAAAGACTTGAAATAACCGGCTTCCAGTTGCGAACAACCTCCCGGCCTATACGCGATATCGCCTTCAGCGCCGGTTTTCAGGATATCAGCCACTTCTACCACGCCTTCCGGGCAGCCTACGGCGTCTCCCCGCAACAATGGCGCGCCTGA
- a CDS encoding MBL fold metallo-hydrolase, with the protein MARIIPLSEGSFTVDATKQFIPFDEKKDSMTQRNHGSLLVEIQPFLVITDRDYILFDTGLGFRNPDGVLQLHQHLIDHGVNPMEITKVLMSHLHKDHSGGVSAVDPVSGQRSLTFPQATYYVNAQEMAYAIEMDGKSYHAEDISLLRQRDNVVFIDGNGTIDGYIHYELTGGHCPYHQVFLVDDGEDKVFFGGDVAPQISQMKSRFVAKYDYDGKRSMELRQEFMERGKNEDWTFLYYHDTKLPFGKF; encoded by the coding sequence ATGGCACGAATTATTCCATTATCCGAAGGGTCTTTTACAGTAGATGCGACCAAACAGTTCATTCCCTTCGATGAAAAAAAGGATAGCATGACCCAGCGTAACCATGGTTCATTGCTGGTAGAAATACAACCTTTCCTCGTCATCACAGACCGTGATTATATCCTCTTCGACACCGGCCTCGGTTTCCGTAACCCGGACGGCGTTTTACAATTGCATCAACACCTGATCGACCATGGCGTAAACCCAATGGAGATCACCAAAGTGCTGATGAGCCATCTGCATAAAGACCACTCCGGTGGCGTATCTGCCGTAGACCCCGTGTCCGGACAACGCTCACTGACCTTTCCGCAGGCCACCTACTATGTAAATGCACAGGAGATGGCCTACGCCATCGAAATGGATGGTAAATCCTATCACGCAGAAGATATCTCCCTGCTCCGCCAGCGGGATAATGTCGTATTCATCGACGGCAACGGTACTATCGATGGCTATATACATTACGAACTCACCGGCGGTCACTGCCCATACCACCAGGTATTCCTCGTAGATGACGGAGAAGATAAAGTGTTCTTCGGTGGTGATGTGGCACCACAGATATCACAAATGAAAAGCCGCTTCGTCGCCAAATATGACTACGATGGCAAACGTAGCATGGAGCTAAGACAGGAATTTATGGAAAGAGGCAAAAATGAAGACTGGACCTTCCTGTATTATCACGATACCAAACTGCCGTTCGGCAAGTTCTAA
- a CDS encoding nuclear transport factor 2 family protein → MEHFAQDWVAAWNNHDLEAIMAHYDEAVVFYSPFIRKLNNEPSGAIRGKEELRKYFSKALEVYPDLHFELYHILEGIDGIVLYYKSVGNRLSAEMMVLNTAGKVIEVRAHYKQL, encoded by the coding sequence ATGGAACATTTTGCACAAGATTGGGTAGCCGCCTGGAATAATCATGACCTGGAAGCTATCATGGCCCATTATGATGAAGCCGTAGTATTTTACTCCCCTTTCATCCGCAAACTGAATAATGAACCCAGCGGCGCTATCCGCGGAAAGGAGGAGCTACGTAAATATTTTAGTAAAGCACTGGAAGTATATCCGGACCTCCATTTCGAATTGTATCACATATTGGAAGGAATAGATGGCATAGTATTGTATTACAAAAGCGTAGGCAACCGCCTTAGCGCAGAAATGATGGTATTGAATACAGCCGGTAAAGTGATCGAGGTACGGGCACATTATAAACAGCTATAG